The DNA segment CGTCCTTCCGCACCTTCTCCAGCCGCTGGTAGAGGTCGTGCTTGATCTTCGGGTTTTCGAGCACGGCCTCGACGATCCAATCCACGTCGCCCAGCTTTTCGAGGTCGTCCTCGATATTGCCGGGAGTGACGAGGCTGGCGGCCTTCTTGTGCATGAAGGGGGCCGGATCGGTCTTCAGCATCTTTTCGATCGCCGTCTTGGCGATCACCGAGCGGTCACCGCCCTGCTCCTTCACCGCGTTCGGCACGATGTCCAGCAGGTAGACGGGGATGCCGGCATTGGCGATGTGGGCGGCGATCCCGCTGCCCATAACGCCGGCGCCGATCACGGCGGCTTTCTTGATCTGCATGGGTCTTCTCCCGTTCCGCTTGGATCAGACCGCTTCCAGGACCGTGGCGATGCCCTGGCCGCCGCCGATGCACTGGGTGGAGAGTGCCAGGCTCTTGCCCTCGCGCTGCAGCAGGGCGGCCGCCTTGCCGGTGATGCGGGCGCCGGTGGCCCCCAGCGGATGGCCCAGCGCAATGGCGCCGCCGTCGATGTTCACCTTGGACTGGTCGAAGCCCAGCTCACGGGCAACCGTCATGGACTGCACGGCGAAGGCCTCGTTGCTCTCGATGATGTCGAGGTCCTTCACCGTGATGCCGGCGCGCTCCAGCGCCTTCCTGGTGGCCGGCACCGGACCGTAGCCCATGATGGTCGGATCGCAGCCGGCAACCGCGATGGAACGGATCTTGGCAAGCGGCTTCAGCCCATGGGCGCGGGCGAAATCCTCCGAGCAGACCAGCGTGGCCGACGCGCCGTCGGTCAGCGGGCTGGAGGTGCCGGCGGTCACGGTGCCCTCGGCGTCGAAGGCGGGCTTCAGGGTGGAGAGACCCTCGGCCGTCGTCTCCGGACGGATGCAGCCATCCTGGCTCACCAGCTTGGAACCGGCCTGGATCGGGATGATCTCCGCCTCGAAGCGGCCCTCCTCGCGGGCCTTGGCGGCCTTGCGGTGGGACTCGGCGGCATAGGCCTCCTGGTCCGCGCGGGTGAACTGGTACTTGCGCGCCAGATTCTCCGCGGTGATGCCCATGGACATGTAGGCGCCGGGGTTGGACTGCACCAGACCCGGATTCGGCATCGGGTTGAAGCCCATCATCGGCACGCGGGTCATGCTCTCCACGCCGGCACAGATGAAGGCCTCACCGGCATTGAGCTGGATGGCGCCGGCGGCCATGTGGATAGACTGCATGGAGGAGCCGCAGAAGCGGTTCACCGTGGTGCCCGCCACCGACTGCGGCAGGCCGGCCAGCATGCCGATCAGCTTGGCGACGTTGAAGCCCTGCTCGCCTTCCGGGAAGGCGCAGCCGACGATCAGGTCCTCGATCTCCTTCGGGTCCACGCCGGTCTTCTCCAGCAGGCCCTTGACCACTGCGGCGGCCATGTCGTCCGGGCGGACCTTGGTCAGCTCGCCCTTGTTTGCCAGATGGAAGGGGGACCGGACATAACCGGCAATCACGACGTTCTTCATCGCTCTGCGCTCCTCGCCTGGAGATTTCCCGGCCCGGGTTCAGCCCGCGGCGCCGGTGGTGGTTTCAGTCGGTATTGGTTGGAACTGGGATTTCCTATGCGGATCGTCAGTCCGGCGGCCGGGGATCACTCCTCATCGGGCAGTGCTCCCTGACGCCGGAGATGGTCCACGATCTGGCGGTCGTTTTCCTTCAGCTCCGCCAAGGTCTGCTGCACATCGCGGAGCTGCTGTTCCAATTGCGTGATGCGCTTGCGGCCCAGTACCAGGGCATAGCGCATCTGCTCGACCTGACGCCGTTCCGGGTCGTAAAGGTCGATGAATTCCTTGATCTCCTGGACGGAGAAGCCGAGGCGCTTGCCCCGGCAGATCAGCTTGAGACGGGCGCGGTCCTTGCGGCTGTAGACACGGGACTGCCCCTGACGGGCCGGGGACAGCAGCCCCTCATCCTCATAGAACCGCAGGGTGCGGGGCGTGAGGCCGAATTCATCGGCAAGCTCACTGATCGTGTAGGTCCGTTCCCCGGTCGCCGTGGACATTGGCGGCTTCCTCCCGTCGAGCATGACCATGCCTGCCCTGTCAGCCGGCCCTGCATGGAGCCTTGCCTTACGTTTACGTAAAGGTAAGTGACCGGCGGCGCGCTGTCAACGGGTCGATGACCGCCCCGTCAAGCGCCCCCGAACCAGCGGCCCGGATCAGGCAACCTTTCGCAAGGCGGTTCGGCCGTCCAGCCGGTCCAGTTCGGCCCGCAATGCCCGGTCCTGGGGAAGACGCTGACACATGGCGGAGAGAAGGGTCTTGGCATCCATTATCCGCTCCTGGCGCTCGAATACCCAGGCAAGGGCGATGGCGGCCTCCGCATGGGTGGGTTCGGCTGCCAGGATGCCGGCGAGCAGACGGCCCGCCTCCTCCAGCCGGTCGGAGGACAGCAGCAGGCCGGCGAGGTTGAATGCCGCTTCCATATGGCGGGGACGGATAGCCAGGACGTGGCGGAAGCAGAATTCCGCCTCCCCCGCATGACCCATCTGCCACAACGTCATTCCAAGCCCGGCCTGCGCCTCCACCGACGAGGGGCGCAGGTCAAGGGCCGTACGGAAGCTCATCTCCGCCTCCAGCATGCGGCCCTGCTCAAGCATGGTCCGGCCCAGACCGATATGGGCTGCAGGACTGCGCGGATCTGCCCGCAGGGCGCTGCGGAACGCCTCCTCGGCGGCTTCCGCTTTCCCGCTGCCCAGAAGCAACAGGCCCCGGCTGGTCGGATAATCCGCGCTGCCGGGATCGAGGTCGCCGGCCCGGGCAAAGAGCTGGATGGCCTCCTGCGGCTGGTCACGTCGCAATGCGATGATGCCCATCAGATGCACGGCCGCCGCATGCTCGGGGGAGGATTCCATGGCCATGCGGCAGCCCGATTCCGCCTCGTCCAACAGGCCGGCCTGGAGCTGCTGGCGGGAGAGGCTGAGGCATTCTTCCACATCGCACATCGTTCTGATCCCCTGCTGACCGACTTCTGCCGGCATCGGGAACTCAGCAATGGGCGTGCCAGAAGTGGTACCTACCTGATCACAGGGATTACGGCCGTATGCGGCGCTATAGCAGGCATTTCCTGCCGGGCGAATCCGGTCGGGCGGCAAAGCTGGCCGGTACGCAGGTGGGGATCAATGAAATGAAGCCCGGCATGGTGAACCATGCCGGGCCTCGGAGAATGCGCAGGGCCTTGTTGCCGTGCCCGGACTCAGCCGCTGAACCTGTTGTTCTTCGGGAAGCCGTTGGGAGGAAGCTTGCCGACGCTGCCGCGGAAGGCGATCCAGCCGCCCAGTTCCGGCATGGAAACCGTCCGGGTCCGTTCGCCCAACTGCCAGGTCAACCCTTCCTCCAGCTTGAAGGTCTTCACGTCCGCCAGACTGGCATCCTTGTACTTCTGAAGCTGCACGCCCTTGCCGCGGGCAAGAGACGGCAACTCCTCCAGCTTGAAGACCAGGAGCTTGCGGTTGTTGCCGATCACGGCTACCGCATCCCCCTCCACCGGCACGCAGAGCGCAGCCACGGCGCCATCGCCGGTGGTCAGCACCTGTTTGCCTGCACGGGTCTGGGCAATGACGTCATCCGACGGCACCTGGAAGCCGCGCCCGTCGCTGGACGCCACCAGCAGCACCTGCCCCGGCTTGTGGACGCGGAGATTGACCACCTCCGCATCGCCCATATCGACCATGATGCGGATCGGCTCGCCGAAGCCGCGGCCACGGGGCAGCTTGTCGGCCCCAAGCGTGTAGAACTTGCCGGTGCTGGTGAACAGCAGCAGCTTGTCCGTGGTCTCCGCATGCAGGACGAAGCCGGCCTGATCGCCTTCCTTGTATTTGGCCTCCGCAGCCTCCGCCGGCGGGATATGACCCTTCACGGCCCTGATCCA comes from the Indioceanicola profundi genome and includes:
- a CDS encoding tetratricopeptide repeat protein, with translation MCDVEECLSLSRQQLQAGLLDEAESGCRMAMESSPEHAAAVHLMGIIALRRDQPQEAIQLFARAGDLDPGSADYPTSRGLLLLGSGKAEAAEEAFRSALRADPRSPAAHIGLGRTMLEQGRMLEAEMSFRTALDLRPSSVEAQAGLGMTLWQMGHAGEAEFCFRHVLAIRPRHMEAAFNLAGLLLSSDRLEEAGRLLAGILAAEPTHAEAAIALAWVFERQERIMDAKTLLSAMCQRLPQDRALRAELDRLDGRTALRKVA
- a CDS encoding MerR family transcriptional regulator codes for the protein MSTATGERTYTISELADEFGLTPRTLRFYEDEGLLSPARQGQSRVYSRKDRARLKLICRGKRLGFSVQEIKEFIDLYDPERRQVEQMRYALVLGRKRITQLEQQLRDVQQTLAELKENDRQIVDHLRRQGALPDEE
- a CDS encoding thiolase family protein codes for the protein MKNVVIAGYVRSPFHLANKGELTKVRPDDMAAAVVKGLLEKTGVDPKEIEDLIVGCAFPEGEQGFNVAKLIGMLAGLPQSVAGTTVNRFCGSSMQSIHMAAGAIQLNAGEAFICAGVESMTRVPMMGFNPMPNPGLVQSNPGAYMSMGITAENLARKYQFTRADQEAYAAESHRKAAKAREEGRFEAEIIPIQAGSKLVSQDGCIRPETTAEGLSTLKPAFDAEGTVTAGTSSPLTDGASATLVCSEDFARAHGLKPLAKIRSIAVAGCDPTIMGYGPVPATRKALERAGITVKDLDIIESNEAFAVQSMTVARELGFDQSKVNIDGGAIALGHPLGATGARITGKAAALLQREGKSLALSTQCIGGGQGIATVLEAV